A genomic stretch from Thermomonospora umbrina includes:
- a CDS encoding ABC transporter ATP-binding protein yields MAARRRFPPWRKGGRGRRDDSAPAPADRPQVVAPGWMERAGEMAETGLGTMARRLPALVAQSVRLAWRASPSDTIVTISLNLAAGFFTAFGLLATTGVLTALFSSGPTPDRVRDALPSLVVVAVAAGLRAALQAGAGWAQSRLKPQVERIVEMRLYDLTTAVDLAALDDSDFLDELNRAKGPGLYAAPAVVSGAVDILTGSVGVLAAAGTLGVLHPLLLPLLLLTAVPEGWASVRAARTRYLTMLSLVGVRRRKWILSDLMAEREHAAEIRSFTMRDFLLEEYDTLAAQERDAELAVARRQTVAVVIGDVMKGVSLAAVYSTLGLMLWNGAVPLAVAGTAVLAIRTGQGALANLVFAVNRCYEEGLYFGDYIRFCEDAERRVPAPPEADPAPVPDDFERIVVDDLTFTYPGADRPSLRSVSIEVRRGEVVALVGENGSGKSTLAKMMAGLYRPEGGDVRWDEVSLAAMDPGRLRERISVIAQDYTHWPMTARQNITMARNADEEMVLTASRASGADEVVAELGHGYDTLLDRRFEGGAELSGGQWQRLAVARGFYRDAPLLICDEPTAALDARAEHMLFERIREHADGRTVLLITHRLASVRYADRIYVLEQGKVIEEGDHDALMATGGLYAELYALQASAYRVSPGGA; encoded by the coding sequence ATGGCGGCACGCCGGCGTTTCCCGCCGTGGAGGAAGGGCGGGAGGGGCCGGCGCGACGACTCCGCGCCGGCCCCGGCCGACCGACCGCAGGTCGTCGCGCCCGGCTGGATGGAACGGGCCGGCGAGATGGCCGAGACGGGGCTGGGCACGATGGCCCGGCGGCTGCCCGCGCTGGTCGCGCAGTCGGTGCGGCTCGCGTGGCGGGCGAGCCCGTCGGACACGATCGTGACGATCTCCCTGAACCTGGCGGCCGGGTTCTTCACCGCGTTCGGGCTGCTGGCGACCACCGGGGTCCTCACCGCGTTGTTCTCGTCCGGGCCGACCCCCGACCGGGTGCGCGACGCGCTGCCGTCGCTGGTGGTGGTGGCCGTGGCGGCGGGGCTGCGGGCGGCGTTGCAGGCGGGCGCGGGCTGGGCGCAGTCGCGGCTGAAGCCCCAGGTCGAGCGGATCGTGGAGATGCGCCTGTACGACCTGACCACGGCGGTCGACCTGGCCGCCCTGGACGACTCGGACTTCCTCGACGAGCTCAACCGGGCCAAGGGCCCCGGCCTGTACGCCGCGCCGGCCGTCGTCTCCGGGGCCGTCGACATCCTCACCGGCTCCGTCGGCGTGCTGGCAGCGGCGGGCACCCTGGGGGTGCTGCACCCGCTGCTGCTGCCGCTGCTCCTGCTGACGGCCGTTCCCGAGGGCTGGGCGTCGGTGCGGGCCGCGCGGACCCGGTATCTGACGATGCTGTCGCTGGTGGGGGTGCGCCGCCGCAAGTGGATCCTGTCGGACCTGATGGCCGAACGGGAGCACGCCGCCGAGATCCGCTCGTTCACCATGCGGGACTTCCTGCTGGAGGAGTACGACACGCTCGCCGCCCAGGAGCGGGACGCCGAGCTGGCGGTGGCGCGGCGGCAGACGGTCGCGGTGGTGATCGGCGACGTGATGAAGGGCGTGTCGCTGGCGGCCGTGTACTCGACGCTCGGGCTGATGCTGTGGAACGGCGCGGTGCCGCTGGCCGTCGCGGGCACCGCCGTCCTGGCCATCCGCACCGGGCAGGGCGCGCTCGCCAACCTGGTGTTCGCCGTCAACCGGTGCTACGAGGAGGGCCTGTACTTCGGCGACTACATCCGCTTCTGCGAGGACGCCGAGCGCCGGGTGCCCGCGCCGCCCGAGGCGGACCCGGCGCCCGTCCCCGACGATTTCGAGCGGATCGTGGTGGACGACCTCACGTTCACCTATCCGGGGGCCGACAGGCCGTCGCTGCGGAGCGTGTCGATCGAGGTGCGCCGGGGCGAGGTCGTCGCCCTCGTCGGCGAGAACGGCTCGGGCAAGAGCACGCTCGCCAAGATGATGGCGGGCCTCTACCGGCCCGAGGGCGGCGACGTGCGGTGGGACGAGGTGTCGCTGGCCGCCATGGACCCGGGGCGGCTGCGCGAGCGGATCTCCGTGATCGCGCAGGACTACACGCACTGGCCGATGACCGCCCGGCAGAACATCACCATGGCGCGGAACGCCGACGAGGAGATGGTCCTGACGGCCTCGCGGGCGTCGGGCGCCGACGAGGTCGTCGCCGAGCTCGGCCACGGCTACGACACGCTGCTCGACCGTCGGTTCGAGGGCGGCGCCGAGCTGTCGGGCGGCCAGTGGCAGCGGCTGGCGGTGGCCCGCGGCTTCTACCGGGACGCGCCGCTGCTGATCTGCGACGAGCCGACCGCCGCGCTGGACGCCCGCGCCGAGCACATGCTGTTCGAACGGATCCGCGAGCACGCGGACGGCCGGACGGTCCTGCTGATCACGCACCGGCTCGCCAGCGTGCGGTACGCCGATCGGATCTACGTGCTGGAGCAGGGCAAGGTGATCGAGGAGGGCGACCACGACGCGCTGATGGCGACGGGCGGCCTCTACGCGGAGCTGTACGCGCTCCAGGCGTCCGCGTACCGCGTCTCCCCCGGAGGGGCCTAG
- a CDS encoding AAA family ATPase, protein MSAPRLPEHLELLLTDEPVLDVYAHGPWRVPDGLYERLRERAADCNGDERAETLARSLSDFYGPGTSPAGAELWSLLTFLLGAAAIRAGSRGDIDYELLSDFLARPEPAVRDPMTWLSQGGRWRPPGLWLPEPAGDDRERRELMYGLARDCLDVFEGLEPLETRRLALVGLFDRRAADPEQRERDLTAPQGDLGGLWAEAVTDEELALLPELAGPVGYLEWTASGLGAAHERLLDAVPDGDPLDTALARLLLQADAKAAAPAELAVALGTGRYETVQERVRALRPDFAVDAWQNEVRTWLARGLVAGEADACRAWLDMAVRFTGAVQGLPDAATTPRSRVPVRAFQVDLRRLYERRRVVPNPLTERFARSGAAGSAADESPDGVLVPAGDEGEVIVGQPELADAVRRALAGRLAGEPVRLLIAGPEGTGKGTAVAELERVLTERGVVRQTLWVSDQVFPSLPVSDAVLWLQARVRECIEGRTMLVVDDLDKLFTYERCGPAVAEELRRMMARSPRLDVVALCRPGGEERLFDGNPALLRSFEVTRTREFGEDEYAELFRRTVVARGAAVDREVARTAGILLTRTPPLLNLRGARLVEHLAAQCAESAAGRGEPAEITAADLPQRLIPGRAAHADPLAELAACAGIEPVKREVSALAAEAKAARLRREAGMAVAARPRHLVFTGNPGTGKTKIARILGRIYADLGVLPAGHLVEVDRADLLGEFTGESGTKVRRAVEHALGGVLFVDDAHNLASTPGAADAARLREAVGALVAAIQAHPDELVVVLAGPEADLNGLLRANQELAAYFPKTVRFPDLTDDELVSVFTAKAEDEGFRLGEGVLERVRGLVQAAPRERGFANARLMVKLLDRAVALQGRRVLADDVVDEDESLSEILLDDLPGTLGSAWAGELPEGDPLTEIERLIGLDTIKHEVGLLVAEAKAERIRRDAGIPIGSPTRHMVFAGNPGTAKTTIARLIAAVYARLGLLSSGHLVEVSRADLVAEFIGQTAPRVRAAVERALGGVLFIDEAYSLTMAGHDKGDFGHEAVAELLKLMEEHRSDLVVIVAGYEAEMERFLKSNPGLDSRFPKVLSFPDYTSDELVSILEFMTAENGFGLTDGVVEEVRSRLAAEPRSASFGNARLIRNLLDAAISRQAQRITSGDGDIDAEEVRLLRPEDLPPRRPGEAPFPGSYL, encoded by the coding sequence GTGAGCGCGCCACGGCTGCCGGAGCATCTGGAGCTGCTGCTGACCGACGAGCCCGTCCTGGACGTCTACGCCCACGGGCCCTGGCGGGTGCCCGACGGCCTCTACGAGCGGCTCCGCGAACGCGCCGCGGACTGCAATGGCGACGAGCGGGCCGAGACGCTGGCCCGGTCGCTGAGCGACTTCTACGGCCCCGGCACGTCCCCCGCCGGGGCCGAGCTGTGGTCGCTGCTCACCTTCCTGCTGGGCGCCGCGGCCATCCGGGCCGGGTCGCGCGGGGACATCGACTACGAGCTGCTGTCGGATTTCCTGGCGCGGCCCGAGCCCGCCGTCCGAGACCCGATGACCTGGCTGTCGCAGGGCGGACGCTGGCGCCCCCCGGGGCTGTGGCTGCCCGAGCCCGCCGGCGACGACCGTGAACGACGTGAGCTGATGTACGGGCTCGCCCGCGACTGCCTGGACGTGTTCGAGGGCCTGGAGCCGCTGGAGACCCGGCGGCTGGCGCTCGTGGGGCTGTTCGACCGGCGGGCCGCCGACCCCGAACAGCGGGAGCGGGACCTCACCGCCCCCCAGGGCGACCTCGGCGGGCTGTGGGCCGAGGCCGTCACGGACGAGGAGCTGGCCCTGCTGCCCGAGCTGGCGGGCCCGGTCGGCTATCTGGAGTGGACGGCCTCGGGGCTGGGCGCCGCGCACGAGCGGCTGCTCGACGCCGTGCCGGACGGCGATCCGCTCGACACCGCGCTGGCCCGGCTGCTGCTGCAGGCCGACGCGAAGGCCGCCGCCCCCGCCGAGCTGGCCGTCGCGCTCGGCACCGGCCGCTACGAGACCGTGCAGGAGCGCGTCCGGGCCCTGCGACCCGACTTCGCTGTCGACGCCTGGCAGAACGAGGTCCGCACCTGGCTGGCCCGCGGGCTGGTCGCCGGCGAGGCCGACGCGTGCCGGGCCTGGCTGGACATGGCCGTCCGGTTCACCGGCGCGGTGCAGGGCCTGCCCGACGCCGCCACGACCCCGCGCTCGCGGGTGCCGGTCCGGGCGTTCCAGGTCGACCTGCGCCGGCTGTACGAGCGCCGCCGGGTCGTGCCCAACCCGTTGACCGAGCGCTTCGCCAGGTCGGGCGCCGCCGGGTCCGCCGCCGACGAGTCGCCCGACGGCGTTCTCGTTCCGGCCGGTGACGAGGGCGAGGTGATCGTGGGCCAGCCGGAGTTGGCCGACGCGGTGCGGCGCGCCCTCGCCGGCCGCCTCGCCGGAGAGCCGGTCCGGCTGCTGATCGCCGGCCCCGAGGGCACCGGCAAGGGCACCGCCGTGGCGGAGCTGGAACGGGTGCTGACCGAACGCGGCGTCGTCCGGCAGACCCTGTGGGTGTCGGACCAGGTGTTCCCGTCGCTGCCGGTCAGCGACGCGGTGCTGTGGCTGCAGGCCCGGGTCCGCGAGTGCATCGAGGGCCGCACCATGCTCGTGGTGGACGACCTCGACAAGCTGTTCACCTATGAGCGCTGCGGCCCGGCGGTGGCCGAGGAGCTGCGCCGGATGATGGCCCGCAGCCCCCGGCTCGACGTGGTGGCGCTGTGCCGGCCGGGCGGCGAGGAACGGCTGTTCGACGGCAATCCGGCGCTGCTGCGCTCGTTCGAGGTGACCCGCACCCGCGAGTTCGGCGAGGACGAGTACGCCGAGCTGTTCCGCCGGACGGTGGTCGCCCGCGGCGCGGCCGTCGACCGCGAGGTGGCGCGCACCGCCGGGATACTCCTGACCCGCACGCCGCCGCTGCTCAACCTGCGCGGCGCCCGGCTGGTGGAGCACCTGGCCGCGCAGTGCGCCGAGAGCGCCGCGGGCCGCGGGGAGCCCGCCGAGATCACCGCCGCCGACCTGCCGCAGCGGCTGATCCCCGGCCGCGCCGCGCACGCGGACCCGCTGGCCGAGCTGGCCGCCTGCGCCGGGATCGAGCCGGTCAAGCGGGAGGTCAGCGCGCTGGCGGCCGAGGCCAAGGCGGCCCGGCTGCGCCGCGAGGCGGGCATGGCGGTGGCCGCCCGGCCCCGCCACCTGGTCTTCACCGGCAACCCCGGCACCGGCAAGACGAAGATCGCCCGGATCCTGGGCCGGATCTACGCCGACCTCGGCGTGCTGCCCGCCGGGCACCTGGTCGAGGTGGACCGTGCCGATCTGCTGGGGGAGTTCACCGGCGAGAGCGGCACCAAGGTCCGGCGGGCCGTCGAGCACGCCCTCGGCGGGGTGCTGTTCGTCGACGACGCCCACAACCTCGCCTCCACCCCGGGCGCGGCCGACGCGGCCCGGCTGCGCGAGGCCGTGGGGGCCCTGGTCGCCGCGATCCAGGCGCACCCCGACGAGCTGGTGGTGGTGCTGGCCGGGCCCGAGGCCGACCTGAACGGGCTGCTGCGCGCCAACCAGGAGCTGGCCGCCTACTTCCCCAAGACGGTGCGATTCCCCGACCTGACCGACGACGAGCTGGTGAGCGTGTTCACCGCCAAGGCCGAGGACGAGGGCTTCCGGCTCGGCGAGGGCGTCCTGGAGCGCGTGCGCGGGCTGGTGCAGGCCGCCCCCCGCGAACGCGGCTTCGCCAACGCCCGCCTGATGGTCAAACTGCTGGACCGGGCGGTGGCGCTGCAGGGCCGCCGGGTGCTGGCCGACGACGTGGTGGACGAGGACGAGTCGCTGTCGGAGATCCTGCTCGACGACCTGCCGGGGACCCTGGGCTCGGCCTGGGCGGGCGAGCTGCCCGAGGGCGACCCGCTCACCGAGATCGAGCGGCTGATCGGGCTGGACACCATCAAGCACGAGGTCGGCCTGCTGGTCGCCGAGGCCAAGGCCGAGCGGATCCGCCGCGACGCCGGGATCCCGATCGGCTCCCCGACCCGGCACATGGTGTTCGCCGGCAACCCCGGCACCGCCAAGACCACCATCGCCCGGCTGATCGCCGCCGTGTACGCCCGGCTGGGCCTGCTGTCGTCCGGGCACCTGGTGGAGGTCTCGCGGGCGGACCTGGTGGCCGAGTTCATCGGGCAGACCGCGCCCCGGGTGCGGGCGGCGGTCGAACGCGCGCTGGGCGGCGTGCTGTTCATCGACGAGGCGTACTCGCTGACCATGGCCGGGCACGACAAGGGCGACTTCGGGCACGAGGCGGTCGCCGAGCTGCTCAAGCTGATGGAGGAGCACCGCAGCGACCTGGTGGTGATCGTGGCGGGGTACGAGGCCGAGATGGAGCGGTTCCTCAAGTCCAACCCCGGGCTGGACTCCCGCTTCCCCAAGGTGCTGAGCTTCCCCGACTACACCTCCGACGAGCTGGTGTCGATCCTGGAGTTCATGACCGCGGAGAACGGGTTCGGACTGACCGACGGGGTCGTGGAGGAGGTGCGGTCCCGGCTGGCCGCCGAGCCGCGCAGCGCCTCGTTCGGCAACGCGCGCCTGATCCGCAACCTGCTGGACGCGGCGATCTCCCGGCAGGCGCAGCGGATCACCAGCGGGGACGGCGACATCGACGCCGAGGAGGTGCGGCTGCTGCGCCCCGAGGACCTGCCGCCGCGCCGGCCCGGCGAGGCGCCCTTCCCCGGCTCGTACCTGTAG
- a CDS encoding STAS domain-containing protein, translating into MSEQSGLDDGALRIVRTARPPGLSLAGEIDDVTYPALVAALEGLAGECASGDLHLDLSRVGFCDVAGLRAMVGLAERLGDGRRVVLHAPAAPLRTVLRVVGWDDARGLVVDG; encoded by the coding sequence GTGAGTGAACAATCGGGTCTCGACGACGGGGCGCTGCGGATCGTGCGCACGGCCCGTCCTCCCGGCCTGTCCTTGGCCGGGGAGATCGACGACGTCACCTATCCCGCGCTGGTCGCGGCGTTGGAGGGGCTCGCCGGGGAGTGCGCCTCGGGGGATCTGCACCTGGATCTGTCGCGGGTGGGGTTCTGCGACGTGGCGGGCCTGCGGGCGATGGTGGGGCTGGCCGAGCGCCTCGGCGACGGACGCCGGGTGGTGCTGCACGCCCCGGCCGCCCCGTTGCGGACGGTGTTGCGGGTGGTCGGGTGGGACGACGCCCGAGGGCTGGTGGTGGACGGGTGA
- a CDS encoding MarR family winged helix-turn-helix transcriptional regulator: MTHRRAGGEPAVDAELVESVEAGAELLREVCDQALEALGSTVPPTQLRALLIVDRFDRLNLNTLAQEMRASNSATSRLCDRLQASGLIVREAAARDRREVVISLSLPGRRLVGWARRQRRRELAKVIDTMSPAGREALVNGLSAFRAALDGHP, encoded by the coding sequence GTGACGCACCGGAGGGCGGGGGGCGAGCCGGCCGTCGACGCGGAGCTGGTGGAGTCCGTGGAGGCGGGCGCGGAGCTGCTGCGCGAGGTGTGCGACCAGGCGCTGGAGGCGCTGGGGTCCACGGTGCCGCCGACGCAGCTCCGGGCGCTGTTGATCGTCGACCGGTTCGACCGGCTGAACCTCAACACGCTGGCCCAGGAGATGCGGGCGTCCAACTCGGCGACCAGCCGGCTGTGCGATCGACTGCAGGCGTCCGGCCTGATCGTGCGCGAGGCGGCGGCGCGCGACCGCCGGGAGGTGGTGATCTCGCTCAGCCTGCCGGGCCGGCGGCTGGTGGGATGGGCCCGCCGGCAGCGGCGGCGGGAGCTGGCGAAGGTCATCGACACGATGAGCCCGGCGGGCCGGGAGGCACTGGTCAACGGACTGTCGGCGTTCCGGGCGGCGCTGGACGGTCACCCCTGA
- a CDS encoding anti-sigma factor antagonist (This anti-anti-sigma factor, or anti-sigma factor antagonist, belongs to a family that includes characterized members SpoIIAA, RsbV, RsfA, and RsfB.), with amino-acid sequence MRQLTLTTRGRDGCAVISLRGELDIASADDLRRHLHAARRTHGDHLVLDLDDLEFMDSHGLSVIIGCHKAVTAGAGSLALTGARPIVRRTLQITGLDRRLSLYDTVEEATASTARTARTAPAPAPPAGEAATRPEATPA; translated from the coding sequence GTGCGGCAACTGACCCTGACCACGCGCGGGCGGGACGGCTGCGCCGTCATCAGCCTGCGCGGCGAACTGGACATCGCCAGCGCCGACGATCTGCGCCGGCACCTGCACGCCGCGCGCCGGACGCACGGCGACCATCTCGTCCTCGACCTCGACGACCTGGAGTTCATGGACTCCCACGGGTTGTCGGTCATCATCGGCTGTCACAAGGCCGTCACCGCCGGCGCGGGCAGCCTGGCGCTCACCGGAGCGCGCCCGATCGTCCGCCGCACCCTGCAGATCACCGGCCTGGACCGGAGGCTCTCGCTGTACGACACGGTCGAGGAGGCCACCGCGTCCACCGCGCGGACCGCCCGGACGGCCCCCGCGCCCGCCCCGCCGGCCGGGGAGGCCGCCACGAGGCCGGAGGCCACGCCCGCCTGA
- a CDS encoding SGNH/GDSL hydrolase family protein codes for MIDDSVKDASGLGGFDSYVAIGDSFTEGLNDPDPSGDDRYRGWADRVAERLAAHRPGLRYANLAVRGKLLHQMVEDQVPRAVEMRPDLVTFGGGGNDMLRPGADPDALAVRFDEAVRRLRGAGARVLIFTGFDPRGLTRAVPRGKAATFNMHLRAIADRRDCLLVDLWPVSVLNDPRAWHEDRLHLSSEGHRRMALRVCEVLGVPVEERWNDPWPPRGAVLDWRAQRREDLYWARTYFLPWVQRRIQGRSSGDGRDPKRPDLSSL; via the coding sequence GTGATCGATGACTCCGTGAAGGACGCGTCGGGCCTCGGCGGGTTCGACAGCTACGTGGCGATCGGCGACAGCTTCACCGAGGGCCTCAATGATCCCGACCCGTCCGGCGACGACCGGTACCGCGGGTGGGCCGACCGGGTGGCCGAACGGCTGGCCGCGCACCGGCCCGGGTTGCGGTACGCCAACCTGGCCGTGCGCGGCAAGCTGCTGCACCAGATGGTCGAGGACCAGGTGCCCAGGGCCGTGGAGATGCGGCCCGACCTGGTGACCTTCGGCGGCGGCGGCAACGACATGCTCCGTCCCGGGGCCGACCCGGACGCGCTCGCCGTCCGGTTCGACGAGGCCGTCCGTCGACTGCGCGGCGCCGGCGCCCGAGTGCTGATCTTCACCGGCTTCGACCCGCGCGGGCTCACCCGGGCCGTGCCGCGCGGCAAGGCGGCCACGTTCAACATGCACCTGCGGGCCATCGCCGACCGGCGCGACTGCCTGCTGGTGGACCTGTGGCCCGTGAGCGTGCTGAACGACCCCAGGGCCTGGCACGAGGACCGGCTCCACCTGTCGTCCGAGGGGCATCGACGGATGGCGCTGCGGGTGTGCGAGGTGCTCGGCGTGCCCGTCGAGGAACGGTGGAACGACCCGTGGCCGCCCCGAGGAGCCGTCCTCGACTGGCGTGCGCAGCGCCGCGAGGACCTGTACTGGGCGAGGACGTACTTCCTGCCGTGGGTGCAGCGGCGGATCCAGGGCCGTTCCAGCGGAGACGGCCGCGACCCCAAGCGCCCCGACCTCTCGTCCCTGTGA
- a CDS encoding GTP-binding protein — MTSVKIVVGGGFGVGKTTFVGSVSEIMPLTTEAVMTAASVEIDDLTAVPDKTTTTVAMDFGRVTLDSDLILYLFGTPGQHRFWFMWDDLVRGAIGAVVLVDTRRLSDCFAAIDYFEESGLPYVMGVNGFHGEFSHSAEEIREALTVGPEVPIVQVDARNRESTKQALIVLVQHALKVHAAGPAVGAGPAWT, encoded by the coding sequence ATGACCTCCGTGAAGATCGTGGTCGGCGGGGGCTTCGGGGTCGGCAAGACGACGTTCGTCGGCTCGGTTTCGGAGATCATGCCGCTCACCACCGAGGCGGTGATGACGGCCGCCAGTGTCGAGATCGACGACCTGACCGCGGTCCCGGACAAGACCACCACCACGGTGGCGATGGACTTCGGTCGGGTCACGCTCGACAGCGACCTCATCCTGTACCTGTTCGGCACCCCCGGCCAGCACCGGTTCTGGTTCATGTGGGACGACCTGGTGCGCGGGGCGATCGGCGCGGTGGTGCTGGTCGACACCCGGCGCCTGTCGGACTGCTTCGCGGCCATCGACTACTTCGAGGAGTCGGGCCTGCCGTACGTCATGGGCGTGAACGGCTTCCACGGTGAGTTCTCGCACTCCGCCGAGGAGATCCGCGAGGCGCTGACCGTCGGCCCCGAGGTGCCCATCGTCCAGGTCGACGCCCGCAACCGGGAGTCCACCAAGCAGGCCCTGATCGTGCTGGTGCAGCACGCGCTGAAGGTGCACGCCGCCGGCCCCGCGGTCGGCGCGGGCCCGGCCTGGACGTGA
- a CDS encoding DUF742 domain-containing protein, which produces MEHGRRHYGAGPGGPGRGGPGGPERSGDPARQSWPGDPAGEAATGDRRSLVRPYTVTGGRTRPRYDLAIEALVSAAPYPPRDVTTLTPEYRAIIDLCRSWRSVAEVSALLRLPLGVTRVLIADMAHEGLLRLHQARPADAQPDVRLLERVLSGLRKL; this is translated from the coding sequence GTGGAGCACGGCAGGCGGCATTACGGCGCCGGACCGGGCGGGCCCGGCCGGGGCGGGCCGGGCGGTCCCGAGCGTTCCGGCGACCCCGCCCGGCAGTCCTGGCCCGGCGACCCGGCGGGGGAGGCGGCGACCGGGGACCGGCGTTCGCTGGTGCGCCCGTACACCGTGACGGGCGGACGCACCCGGCCGCGCTACGACCTGGCCATCGAGGCCCTGGTGTCGGCGGCCCCGTACCCGCCGCGCGACGTCACCACCCTCACGCCGGAGTACCGGGCGATCATCGACCTGTGCCGGTCCTGGCGGTCGGTGGCGGAGGTGTCCGCGCTGCTGCGCCTGCCGCTCGGGGTCACCCGCGTGCTCATCGCCGACATGGCCCACGAGGGGCTGCTGCGGCTGCACCAGGCGCGCCCGGCCGACGCGCAGCCCGACGTACGTTTGCTTGAAAGGGTGCTCAGTGGTCTACGAAAGCTCTGA
- a CDS encoding roadblock/LC7 domain-containing protein, which translates to MSRQDLNWLVTNFVDRVPKAAHAVVVSSDGLPLAFSDGFPPERADQLSAIASGLTSLTAGAAQIFDAGGVSQTVVEMERGLLFVMAIRNGAVFAVLAAPDCDLGLVAYEMTLLVERVGRVLTPALRTELGAGPPR; encoded by the coding sequence GTGAGCCGGCAGGATCTCAACTGGCTGGTCACGAACTTCGTGGACCGGGTTCCGAAGGCCGCCCACGCCGTCGTGGTCTCCTCCGACGGGCTGCCGCTGGCGTTCTCGGACGGTTTCCCGCCCGAGCGCGCCGACCAGCTCTCGGCGATCGCCTCCGGGCTGACCAGCCTGACCGCGGGGGCGGCGCAGATCTTCGACGCGGGCGGCGTCAGCCAGACCGTGGTGGAGATGGAACGCGGTCTGCTGTTCGTGATGGCGATCCGCAACGGCGCGGTGTTCGCCGTGCTCGCGGCCCCGGACTGCGACCTGGGTCTGGTGGCGTACGAGATGACCCTGCTGGTGGAGCGGGTGGGCCGGGTGCTGACCCCGGCCCTGCGCACCGAACTGGGCGCCGGCCCGCCCCGCTAG